Genomic window (Sulfurimonas sp.):
GTCACAGAGTTTGCCACGCGAGAAAATCATGTAATAGTTTGTGGATATAGTGTTGTTGGTAAGTTTGTTGCCGAGCATCTAGAGATGATGGATGCTCCATATATTGTTATAGACAACTCTCCAAAGCATGTTCAAGAAGCTATAGATAAAGGGCTAGAAGCTTATCTTGGAGATATGTCAAAACTCTCAATGCTTGAAGCCTTGCATACTGAAAGTTCATCTGCTGTGATAGTTACACTTGATAATATAGATAAAAAAAGAGCAGTTTGTGAAGCTGTTTTAAAACACACAAAAAACATAAACCTTATCGCAAAAGTTACTTCACTAGAACATAAAAATACTTTAAAAGATTTAGGCGTTGATGTTATAGTCGATGGTAAAATAGAAGTAGCACGAGTTTTAGTTGAGAGAATGCTTACTTGTCAGTTAAAATATAATACGAAGTAAGAAGAAAAAGGGACTTGTTCCTTTTTCGGACTATTAGTTAATTGCCTCTAGAACCTGGTTTTATAGCTTTACTTCCATCTTTGCACAATGGACAAGCATCTGGAGAGTACATTTCAAATGTGAAATCTGCAAGAGCAAAAAATGGTATATCTTGAGGAAGTTTACAGTTAGGTTTTGTTTGAATATCACTATGCTCTCGTTTACAAAAACCACGGTTTGCAAGTGCTGCAACACCAACTATCTCACCACCAAGTTCTTTTACAACTTTAGCCGCTTCCATAGCAGAACCACCTGTTGTAATGATGTCCTCACACATTAAAACTTTTTCACCATTACTTACTTCAAAGCCACGACGAATATTCATAACGCCATCAACTCTCTCAGCAAATATAAAACGAACCCCAAGAGCCTGAGCTAGGGCAAAACCTGCGATGAGTCCACCAAGTGCTGGAGCACAAACGGTGTCTATTTTAAGCCCGCTTTCTTTGATTTGTTTAGCAAGTGCATCTGCTAAAGTTTTTGCAGTTTTTGGGTCTTCTAACACTTTTGCAGATTGTAGATAAAACTGTGAGTGATTTCCACTGCTAAGTTTAAAATGACCTTCTAAAAGAGCATCTGCATCCATATATATATTTTTAACATCCATCTTGCTTACCTTTAACTGAATTAAACTTTTAGTATTTCTGTTTCTTTGTTTTTTAAAATAGTTTCTATTTTTGTAGTAAATTTATCAGTTGTTTTTTGTATAGAATCTTGAGCAGATTTTGATTCATCTTGAGTAACTTCTTTATCTTTTTCAAGTTTTTTTATTTGGTCATTAGCATTTTTTCTAT
Coding sequences:
- the pyrE gene encoding orotate phosphoribosyltransferase, encoding MDVKNIYMDADALLEGHFKLSSGNHSQFYLQSAKVLEDPKTAKTLADALAKQIKESGLKIDTVCAPALGGLIAGFALAQALGVRFIFAERVDGVMNIRRGFEVSNGEKVLMCEDIITTGGSAMEAAKVVKELGGEIVGVAALANRGFCKREHSDIQTKPNCKLPQDIPFFALADFTFEMYSPDACPLCKDGSKAIKPGSRGN